In Kazachstania africana CBS 2517 chromosome 11, complete genome, the DNA window ATAGTCACAGGCTTTATTATGGTAAAAATATCTGGATTACTCGTGTATGTCACTGTGTGCGGACTATTGGGGTTTGAATGGCTTAAGAATAGAAGGTTAATTAATGTTAGTAATAGTCAATTTCTATCATTTACAAAAGGTCAACTGGAAAGACTACTAAGATTCTTCAAAGTCaatttaaatcatttggATTTGTTCAAGATATCATTTATAAGTAGTTTGCTCTTAACATATATGAATAGCTAGCTTCAGTATCATAtttagatatatatatatacgtaGCTTAAACGTAATTCTTTTGACGActtttaaagaaaagttgAATGATGATAGCTTGACCAACACTGATACCAACCATAACGAGCATAACTAAAATGGACAACCATTTCAATCTGGATTCAGTGGAGGATACAGTAGACATGTTTCTCCATTCTCTGGCTctcaaataattcattaCCTTATTCATcttatttaaatttctgtcaatttcttcaattgcATTGTTAGCAATGACATCTTCAGTATTGGAATGATCTACTTCTAAagttttttccttttccaATGTGATTTCAACCTTTTTCAATGCAGTACCATATGAATTACTGAAACAGAAGGAGTATTGACCTAAACcaaaagatttcaagaGGAAATcagaatatttcttttgcttttcGTCAACGATAGTGGAGCCGTCTGGACCAGTAATCAAGAAGTCAATTTCGAAGTTACCACCTGTTAAGACTTGGTATGAAACGACTAAAGTGTCATCGTTAGAAATTAGATCATGGTAGAAACACTCTTTGCTAAAAGCAGGTAGGTTAACTGTGAATGGGGCGTAATTGGATGAAACTGCGGCGGCAAATGTGAAAAACCAAACTGCTAATGTAATAATCTTGTACAACATATCGTACTGTACACTTATGAAGCTTCTTCTATTGCAGAACCGTTGGCAATTCTTGAATAGTATACCATGATCGAAtatgttatttttttttcaacgtGTCAAacaactgaaaaaaaaaaaaacaagacTGCAATGAAGCAGTCTTTAAATAGATGGATAGCAACAGTTCTATGGCATTTCTATTAGCAGCTATTATCTCAGCAGCATGCTGTTCATTTCACCTTTGAcaccaaaaaataaatgtcGTTGAAGCGCCAATTTTATTCCCGGCAGACCTTTTTGGTGTGAAGTGAGACGTTGCAATTTGACTAATAGATTTCTTGAGATGGTCGAATCTCTTGGAGTGAGTTTCATGAGATTGTCTTCATCTTTGGTGTTGATGAGCGCTGCGACGGTTATACCCTTGTATTGGGCCATAGGGCAATCTTTCATGTAATTTAGAGCGATGCATATACCATCGGGATCTGCATCTACAAAGATTTCGATATCAGAACATAGATGTGAGACCTTGTTAATGAACTTTCTTGTTAGATGGTCGGGATATCCTTTGCCTGTAATTATCAGAGAATTGAGCATGAGTTTATTCTGGACCAGTTTGCTGTAAACGGCCTCCTTCTCTAagattataattttatcgaAATCTGCCACTGCGCAAGCTATCGTACTAGTTTCGTACAGATATGGTATGAGGCTTGATGTACCGCCCATTAGCATCATTTTGCTACCGTCAGCGTGATAGATTTCCATCGTGGCACTCGTATAAACCAGACCTTTTTGAGCAGGAATGACACTATTCATTCCAGGAAAATTCAGTCTAATTATATTTACGTAGTAGTTTACAGTACGTTGTGTTTTGAAAAGTGGGACATTAGAATAGTATACATCCCTGATAGTACTTGTCGTGTTTGTGGTGGCTCTTTCattgattattttcaatagcgTCAATAGAATCAACACAGTATTCGAATTGTGAGACCTGCTGGCCTTACCATACACGGGAAAACTAAGCGTATTCTTCATTTTACCTGTCTTAAAGACTATATCGACTGGCTCATTGTTTATCTGCAAACAATTACTgatcaaattgaagatgTCAGTGATCGAGTTTTCAAGGTCAATATGGACGGATCTCTTCTTAGGCGTTAGCGTTTCGATCAGACATCTTTTAGTGGGATTATCCTTAAGTAGATTGCTCAGACTTATTGTCATTTTTGCCATAAATAAGTCTTGTATATGTGTTGtatgtatgtatatatagCCGCCTAAGCTcattttaatttttcttatttgaaCTTCTCttcaagatatttcaaCTTACTCTTGAAGTGGTCGATATCAAGAAAGCAGACACCAACGTTACAGTCTTCTTGTGCCGCGGCATGTGCTATTCTTCTGTTGTTGAGCAAGACCGTGGTATTCTTCGGTAGTTGCAATTTCACTTGGTTGGCAGGATCTACCATCAATCTCTCGAACAATTCGAGGCCTCTTAGGAAATCTTTGAATCTGAATCTTTCGACTGCCTTCGAAGGTAATGTCAGGTTGCAATCGTGATGGTAGAAATCCATCGACAGTTTATTGTATATTCCGAATGTGAAAGGTGCTTGCCACATGGGACAATAATTGACATTCTTGATCAAATATTCGTATGTCTGAACGTTGTGTTCATTCGATGAGTATGTCTGTATCAAGGGTCTTGATTGGTAGTAACGATGGTCGTC includes these proteins:
- the ERP2 gene encoding Erp2p (similar to Saccharomyces cerevisiae ERP4 (YOR016C) and ERP2 (YAL007C); ancestral locus Anc_7.108) → MLYKIITLAVWFFTFAAAVSSNYAPFTVNLPAFSKECFYHDLISNDDTLVVSYQVLTGGNFEIDFLITGPDGSTIVDEKQKKYSDFLLKSFGLGQYSFCFSNSYGTALKKVEITLEKEKTLEVDHSNTEDVIANNAIEEIDRNLNKMNKVMNYLRAREWRNMSTVSSTESRLKWLSILVMLVMVGISVGQAIIIQLFFKSRQKNYV
- the SPO11 gene encoding DNA topoisomerase (ATP-hydrolyzing) (similar to Saccharomyces cerevisiae SPO11 (YHL022C); ancestral locus Anc_7.109) translates to MTISLSNLLKDNPTKRCLIETLTPKKRSVHIDLENSITDIFNLISNCLQINNEPVDIVFKTGKMKNTLSFPVYGKASRSHNSNTVLILLTLLKIINERATTNTTSTIRDVYYSNVPLFKTQRTVNYYVNIIRLNFPGMNSVIPAQKGLVYTSATMEIYHADGSKMMLMGGTSSLIPYLYETSTIACAVADFDKIIILEKEAVYSKLVQNKLMLNSLIITGKGYPDHLTRKFINKVSHLCSDIEIFVDADPDGICIALNYMKDCPMAQYKGITVAALINTKDEDNLMKLTPRDSTISRNLLVKLQRLTSHQKGLPGIKLALQRHLFFGVKGEMNSMLLR